The Brassica oleracea var. oleracea cultivar TO1000 chromosome C6, BOL, whole genome shotgun sequence genome includes a region encoding these proteins:
- the LOC106299424 gene encoding probable WRKY transcription factor 10 produces MSDYGDGNFMDMVSSNWAPPPSTSLSDNGLNPISDIFLQTNQSKQRPGLVDRVAARIGRNIPPIRTDNLSPFAVSKNPKTVPFGIEISPGLSSSVMLQSTSHLINPYSFPNDEPPETVENSGDDHAKTMIFNNDVPYQPMHFDLPPQEDSNVIPALIPSHESHVDPIGVPLVASFESEVADDTDTIKLMSLDDESESQDEEESNEDEDTDDPSKLGRKRRIDEEEDDDIADEHEVKPSSPKRRKYDEVSNMMTALRTSNVMLRMETEEDQPNDDYRWRKYGQKIVKGNPNPRSYYKCSHKGCNVKKHVERAADDLRMLLVTYYGKHGHAAPLTRSSSSSGPKNLSRSSVPARLGRPPFSSSSAAQDMRPFPYPSASAPRDMRRFGYPSALAPQAMRPFPSSLNPGVDMTHLYKTGLPKLPRLPVNQNHGFMGQNAEPWVNQNHEFMGQNAEPWVKQNHGFMGQNDEPWVNQNHGFMGQNDEAWVNQNHGFMGQNDEAWVNQNHGFMGQNDEPWLNQNHGFMGQNDEPWVNQNHVFMGQNDEPKTDHVIPDGTEVYKGLMERMLANLGLKR; encoded by the exons ATGAGTGATTATGGTGATGGAAACTTCATGGACATGGTGTCGTCGAATTGGGCTCCACCTCCTAGTACTAGCCTAAGTGACAATGGTCTAAATCCAATCAGCGACATCTTCCTTCAAACTAATCAGTCTAAACAAAGACCCGGTCTGGTCGACAGAGTAGCTGCAAGAATAGGACGTAATATTCCACCGATCAGGACAGACAACTTGAGTCCATTTGCTGTATCCAAGAACCCAAAAACTGTTCCTTTTGGCATCGAAATCTCTCCCGGATTGAGCTCATCCGTAATGTTGCAGTCTACTTCACAT CTTATCAATCCGTATTCATTCCCCAATGACGAGCCTCCAGAGACGGTGGAAAATTCTGGTGACGACCACGCAAAGACGATGATATTCAACAACGATGTTCCTTATCAGCCGATGCACTTTGATCTGCCTCCTCAAGAAG ACTCAAATGTTATTCCAGCTTTGATCCCATCTCATGAATCTCATGTTGATCCCATTGGTGTTCCTTTAGTCGCTTCTTTTGAATCTGAAGTAGCTGATGACACGGATACCATCAAGCTCATGTCCCTGGATGATGAGAGCGAGAGCCAGGACGAGGAAGAATCCAACGAAGATGAAGATACAGATGATCCATCCAAATTGGGGAGAAAGAGACGGATAGATGAAGAGGAAGATGATGACATTGCTGATGAACACGAAGTCAAACCTTCATCTCCAAAGAGAAG GAAATATGATGAGGTATCAAACATGATGACAGCCCTAAGAACAAGCAACGTCATGCTTCGTATGGAGACTGAAGAAGACCAACCTAACGATGATTATCGTTGGAGAAAATACGGTCAGAAAATTGTCAAAGGGAATCCAAATCCGAG GAGTTACTACAAATGCTCACACAAAGGGTGCAATGTGAAGAAGCATGTGGAGAGAGCAGCAGACGATTTGAGAATGTTGTTAGTCACATATTATGGGAAACACGGGCACGCTGCACCACTTACACGCAGTAGCAGCAGTTCTGGTCCAAAGAATCTTTCCCGTTCATCAGTGCCCGCTCGTTTAGGAAGGCCGCCTTTTTCTTCCTCCTCGGCTGCTCAAGACATGAGGCCTTTCCCTTATCCTTCTGCTTCGGCCCCTCGAGACATGAGGCGTTTCGGTTATCCTTCTGCTTTGGCCCCTCAAGCCATGAGGCCCTTCCCTTCTTCGTTGAACCCAGGAGTTGATATGACTCATCTCTATAAGACTGGACTCCCGAAGCTGCCGAGATTACCGGTTAACCAGAATCATGGGTTTATGGGCCAGAATGCTGAACCATGGGTTAACCAGAATCATGAGTTTATGGGTCAGAATGCTGAACCATGGGTTAAACAGAATCATGGGTTTATGGGCCAGAATGATGAACCATGGGTTAACCAGAATCATGGGTTTATGGGCCAGAATGATGAAGCATGGGTTAACCAGAACCATGGGTTTATGGGCCAGAATGATGAAGCATGGGTTAACCAGAACCATGGGTTTATGGGCCAGAATGATGAACCATGGCTTAACCAGAACCATGGGTTTATGGGTCAGAATGATGAACCATGGGTTAACCAGAACCATGTGTTTATGGGTCAGAATGATGAACCGAAGACTGATCATGTGATACCGGATGGTACAGAGGTCTACAAGGGGCTCATGGAGCGTATGTTGGCTAACTTGGGTCTTAAACGTTAG
- the LOC106297405 gene encoding uncharacterized protein LOC106297405 — MTSNIAESWNAVLREARAYPILPLIEYIRSKIMSWFADRRDVVKHRSCKITPRVIEIVEANFEQSGGFQVNTINTLQFEVKDKNGVSFHVNLSKKCCSCFSFQTLMIPCSHAIAAAIKEKISVESLVSEVYSLDRLTSAYRDAIFPICETGLDREHQDNGGLSGVEIFPPATRRPPGRPRKRRILSAGEIKVRTTLQ; from the coding sequence ATGACTAGCAATATAGCAGAGTCGTGGAACGCTGTTCTCCGAGAAGCAAGGGCGTACCCTATATTGCCACTGATCGAGTATATTAGGTCGAAGATAATGAGTTGGTTCGCAGACCGTAGAGATGTTGTGAAGCATCGCAGTTGCAAGATAACCCCACGGGTGATTGAGATAGTGGAGGCCAATTTCGAACAAAGCGGTGGGTTTCAAGTTAACACCATCAACACTTTACAGTTCGAAGTGAAGGACAAGAATGGTGTGTCTTTCCATGTTAACCTGTCCAAAAAGTGTTGCAGTTGTTTCTCCTTCCAGACACTAATGATACCTTGCTCACATGCGATTGCCGCAGCTATCAAAGAAAAGATAAGTGTCGAATCTCTTGTATCTGAGGTCTACAGTTTGGACCGTCTTACATCAGCGTATAGAGATGCTATTTTCCCAATATGTGAGACGGGTTTAGATAGAGAACATCAAGACAATGGTGGGTTAAGTGGGGTGGAAATCTTCCCCCCTGCAACCAGACGCCCTCCAGGCCGACCCCGTAAGAGGAGGATATTGTCAGCCGGTGAAATAAAGGTAAGGACAACGTTGCAATAA
- the LOC106300583 gene encoding chloride channel protein CLC-f — translation MSSGGAEDRHLLRSTDDDEAGIRGGDGDLDVESQSPAIRNSTGGVRDLFKHLDRRFSLSGRRISLKRLENVRVDREHHHHPSSSSPGVVAGEEDGVDDRDYGNDDEYGFDDGSDVLGDSALPEWALLLIGCLIGVAAGICVAGFNKGVHVIHEWAWAGTPNEGAAWLRLQRLADTWHRILLIPVTGGVIVGMMHGLLEILDQIRHSTSSQRQGVDLLAGIFPVIKAIQAAVTLGTGCSLGPEGPSVDIGKSCANGFALMMENNRERRIALTAAGAASGIASGFNAAVAGGFFAIETVLRPLRAENSPPFTTAMIILASVISSTVSNALLGTQSAFTVPSYDLKSAAELPLYLILGMLCGAVSVVFSRLVTWFTKSFEFIKDKFGLPAIVCPALGGLGAGMIALKYPGILYWGFTNVEEILHTGKSASAPGIWLLAQLAAAKVVATALCKGSGLVGGLYAPSLMIGAAVGAVFGGSAAEIINRAIPGNAAVAQPQAYALVGMAATLASMCSVPLTSVLLLFELTKDYRILLPLMGAVGLAIWVPSVANQGKESDSSEGRSTGRGYSSLSPSDRKTTEGAWRHTDNTNSLELSVIENPDHKSFLDEETILEELKVFRVMSKNYVKVSLGTSLREARKILKDSHQNCLMVVDEDEFLAGILTQGDIRRYLSSKVSTILDENTCPVSSVCTKKITYRGQERGLLTCYPDATVGVAKELMEARGVKQLPVVKRGEASHKGKKRKVLGLLHYDSFWTFLRDEMSRRRSMIKERRKDKYEEVGAANGH, via the exons ATGTCATCGGGAGGAGCCGAGGACAGGCATCTGTTGCGATCCACTGACGACGATGAAGCCGGCATTCGCGGAGGAGACGGTGATCTAGATGTTGAATCTCAGTCTCCGGCCATCAGAAATTCCACCGGAGGAGTTAGAGATCTCTTCAAACATCTGGATCGGAGATTTTCTCTCTCCGGGCGTCGCATAAGCTTAAAACGGTTGGAGAACGTCAGAGTTGATAGAGAGCACCACCACCATCCTTCCTCTTCTTCGCCTGGTGTGGTTGCCGGGGAAGAAGATGGCGTCGATGATCGCGATTACGGGAATGACGATGAGTACGGTTTTGACGACGGCAGCGACGTTTTAGGAGATAGCGCTCTGCCTGAGTGGGCTCTCCTTCTCATCGGCTGCCTTATCGGTGTTGCCGCTGGAATCTGCGTCGCAGGCTTCAACAAAGGG GTTCATGTGATTCATGAGTGGGCGTGGGCTGGTACTCCCAACGAGGGTGCTGCTTGGCTTCGCCTACAGAGACTAGCCGACACGTGGCATCGGATTCTTTTGATTCCTGTCACTGGGGGTGTTATCGTAGGGATGATGCATGGTTTGCTCGAGATCTTGGATCAGATCAGGCACTCCACTTCTTCTCAAAGACAAGGAGTTGATTTACTCGCTGGTATATTCCCGGTGATTAAAGCTATTCAGGCTGCTGTGACCCTTGGTACAGGATGTTCGCTGGGTCCTGAGGGACCTAGCGTCGACATTGGGAAGTCCTGTGCCAATGGTTTTGCACTAATGATGGAAAACAACAGAGAAAGGAGAATAGCTCTCACTGCAGCTGGTGCCGCTTCTGGGATTGCATCTG GTTTCAATGCAGCTGTGGCGGGGGGGTTCTTTGCTATTGAGACTGTTTTAAGACCTCTACGTGCCGAGAACTCGCCTCCATTTACCACTGCAATGATAATTTTGGCCTCTGTTATATCATCGACTGTGTCAAATGCGTTGCTTGGGACTCAATCAGCTTTCACAGTCCCCTCGTACGACCTGAAGTCCGCTGCAG AGCTCCCTCTGTACCTAATATTAGGCATGCTGTGCGGTGCTGTCAGCGTTGTTTTTTCTCGTCTCGTCACCTGGTTTACCAAGTCATTCGAGTTCATCAAAGACAAATTTGGTCTTCCTGCTATTGTCTGCCCTGCATTAGGTGGGCTTGGAGCTGGGATGATTGCTCTCAAGTACCCTGGAATTTTGTATTGGGGGTTTACAAATGTTGAAGAAATCCTGCATACTGGAAAGAGTGCTTCAGCTCCTGGAATTTGGTTATTAGCTCAGTTAGCCGCAGCCAAAGTTGTGGCTACAGCTTTGTGCAAAGGCTCTGGGCTTGTAGGCGGCCTATACGCACCAAGCTTGATGATTGGTGCTGCTGTTGGTGCTGTGTTTGGAGGTTCGGCTGCTGAGATTATTAACAGAGCTATTCCTGGTAACGCTGCTGTTGCTCAACCACAAGCTTACGCTCTG GTTGGTATGGCAGCGACACTAGCTTCCATGTGCTCAGTCCCCTTAACATCAGTATTACTGCTGTTCGAGCTAACAAAAGATTATAGAATTTTGCTTCCTCTCATG GGAGCAGTTGGCTTAGCAATATGGGTTCCCTCGGTGGCAAACCAAGGCAAAGAGAGTGATTCATCTGAGGGTCGCAGCACAGGAAGAGGATACTCTTCTCTTTCACCTTCCGATCGTAAAACTACAGAAGGAGCTTGGAGACACACGGATAATACAAACTCCCTTGAGCTTTCCGTCATAGAGAACCCTGACCACAAATCTTTCTTGGATGAAGAAACCATTCTGGAAGAGTTAAAGGTTTTTCGGGTTATGTCAAAGAACTACGTGAAGGTTTCTCTGGGAACAAGTCTAAGAGAAGCAAGAAAGATCCTGAAAGACAGCCACCAGAATTGCCTTATGGTGGTCGATGAAGATGAGTTTCTAGCCGGAATCCTAACACAGGGAGACATCAGACGTTACTTGTCTAGTAAGGTCTCTACAATCTTAGAT GAGAACACATGTCCGGTTTCTTCTGTATGTACTAAGAAAATAACCTACCGCGGCCAAGAACGTGGTTTGCTTACTTGTTACCCCGATGCGACGGTTGGTGTGGCCAAAGAGTTGATGGAGGCAAGAGGTGTGAAGCAATTACCTGTCGTTAAACGAGGTGAAGCAAGTCACAAAGGGAAGAAAAGGAAAGTGCTTGGCCTTCTTCATTACGACTCCTTCTGGACTTTTCTCAG AGATGAAATGAGTCGTAGGAGATCGATGATCAAGGAGCGGAGAAAAGACAAGTACGAGGAGGTTGGTGCGGCAAATGGGCATTGA